The Pleuronectes platessa chromosome 11, fPlePla1.1, whole genome shotgun sequence DNA segment TAACATAACAAAAATACTGTAGCTGCATGtagctgtaaaataaacatgtcaCCTGAAAATCATTGTCTTCAAGCTTGATAATGGAAATATAGTTTTCTGTCCAAGCAAATGTTAAATGACAAATTGACTAGAATTACATAAAACCTATCACTGCCAGTGCTTTTACAAATGCTCATTTCACCCTTTTCAGCTCCCAGAAAAGTTTGTAGTTAGATTTGTATAGTTACATAAACGTTTTGACAGTGAATGACCATAAGAACAAAGAATTACCAATTCACATTAATAAACTCCGAATTTTGAGGTGttgcaaaatgtaaaacatattaCATGAAACAAAACTGTTACAGTTGAACTGAttttaataaacattaaaaattcAAACATTGCCATTAGGTATAGGTAAAATTCTCAACAAAAACAGGTCTATGAACAAGTGGGATGTGACGCGGAAGATTATTTCGGTTTCACTGGATATGGATAACAAACAATACAATTCCTGCTCATAACAGTCgcacatagtttttttttcttccggGGGTAGACACTTGAGCTGGTTTACACACTATTTTGTGCAGAGCAAAGAAGTCCATATCATCACAATTGTTTGTCAATAACTCAAGTCAACTTCCGCTCAGTCGCTGTCATTGCTGTCACTGTCTGAATACGCGCCCAGCAGGCTGAGAGACGAAGAGACCTTTTGAGTGATCATGGGCTTTGAAGCATTTGTGGACTCTGTCGTCTTTGATGCAAGTGAATCTGTAAAACAAGGCAAAAGATTACAGTGACTTTCGAATCGTTTACAAATGTTTAACTAaagatgtaaataaaaacagctaaAGATGGATGTTTGTCCGGAAAATTTGAAACATACAAAAATCACACGTGTAAATGTAGTGTACTGATCATTACTAGTATTCATGAGGTCATAAACTGAGAACCTGATGTGTTACCTGTTTTCAAAGATGAAGCAGCAGTACTTGGTTTGTTGACAGTTGGTTTCCTTTGCACCACCAGGGACCCCAGAGATTTTACACCACCCAGTGTCCCCACACTCTGCTCCCAGCTCTCAATCTTGGCCTTCTTCACTACTCCGGCTGAGGCTCCCTGGAGAAACACAGCATGAGATGAATATTCACAGCTCACAGCCTCCTTTTCAAGCTTTTTTTATTAGCTGCCTCTTCATAACACATACTACATAATACTACAGAGCTGGCAATTCCACACTACTACCACATATACTGTCTGTATGCGAGTGGTCGTACAaacctgtgtctctgtgggtttGCTAGCCGTGAGGATGTCTGTAGGTTTGTTCGCGCTGGACTTGTTTGACtgggagctgctgctctctgcttcttctttctccGAGTCCGGGTCAGAGTCAGAATCCCTCAGTCTTTTTATGAGGGCTCGTTGCAACATGTCCCTGAGAAACAATGTCTGAATTCAGTCTCGGTTCGTTTTTTAAAAATGATTCCTGCTCAAGTCAACATTGATTATAAGAAGAGTGAATGACAAACGTAAAGACATGCGCAGAGATCAGGTCTATGGGAGATTATGCAGTGGCCATGTAGTCTTAGGGAAGGCCGGCAAACTACTTATATTTATCCAATTATGGAAAAgacttaaaatataaaagtttAAAACGTCTTTTACTGCCCATTGTGTATTTCAACCTTATTCACTAACCTGGTTTCCAGctcatcctcttctttctcctgttCGACCTTCCTCTTTTCAATATCTCTGTACAGGCCGATCATTCCCTCGAAGTCCACCTGAGCCTGCCTCTGGTtcagctcctgaagctcctgaagatTCTCTAtaacctccatctccatcttggAATCCTTTGTGCGGTTCTCCAACACCTGGCCGAAGATGGAAACCATTTAGCTTCTCTGGGCAAGAGCCTGAACGCTGCCCAGTGACACAACAAATGCTGATTGTTTATGCACCGACCTTCATGGGGTTGTTGAGTTCCTCCTCTTCTCGCTCATCCTGgattctcttcacctcctcctcaattAGTTTCTCCGCTTGGAAGTTTCGTGTCGCACCATGCTCCATTGCATAATCTGTGTTTACTGGATCAGTCTACGGGAGATAATAAGACACTATGTTATGCAGGAGATGTCACAAAGTAGTTGTTTGGTCTGATTTCAGTAAAGTACCTGTAATAATTAGATCATTAAAAACTCACCTTAAACGTAATCTCAGCAAGACATCGAGTGCATTTGATGTAGAAACGGAAGATGGGGAGTCCCATGTACAGCTCATTGATAATCGTCTCTTTGCGTGCATTGAACTTCTTCCCCTTGTAGATGTACTCTCCACATGTTTTACACCTGCAAACAACCAGACAGAAGCTGAAGACACAGGATTCATATCTAGAATCAGAAAGTCATGTTCGCTAAGAGCTAGTCCTGTTCCAGCTGCAAATACAACTAAAATCAGAAGGGACTCTTACGTCTTTGATGAAATTATCCATCGAATCCCACAGATAGTCAGCAATAACTGAAACTATGTTTTGAGGTTGTTCTCCATTTTCTAGGTCATCTCTTGGAATGTGTCTCAGTGAAAATGTGTCAGCATGCTAGGTATAAGTGTCCAATTtcaaatgtctctgtgtgtttgtgcgtgttgaCCAATGAGCGACAAGACCTTAATTGCTACAAAGAGTAATTTACACTAATATTTTGGTTTATTATTGCGAACAACTCTTTCAACAAAAAACATCTTATCCCATGTGCTTCTCCGTGTCATGTGTTTACCAATCACTATGTtgaaaaacacaaggaaatgtTGACACTTGGCTCAATAGAGGTTGAAACCCATTACACCAGAGTCCAGGTGAAAAACACCTGCTTCATGAGAACAATGAGATCTATGGGCGGAGACAGATCTTCTCAATGAAAGCTGGTTCTCTGTTCTCCAACACAAagcttttaaatgtaaatgtgttgcaAAGCATGGTCACTAGTGGATCAATGTCCTGAGATCCCAAATGCAATCTTGTGACACCCACGCTTTGCTGGATGTCAACGTTCCTCACACACTTGTGTTGTTTATGCCGGTGTGTTGAAAACAGCTACTTTGATCCTCGAATGAAACACCAGGAGCAAGTTGTGTTGCATGATGttaaacctgctgctgctgttgttgacaatgatgatgatgatggtgataatGTTAAATGTAGTGTGAGGAGGAGTAAGACATACCTCATATTGAATGGAGCCATCAATCTGACCACATACTGTCGATCCTTCGGGAGTTTGAGCTTTGGGATTTTGGACGGATCGAAATCCGGAGGGTAGTATTTCTGagggaaaacaaaacataaatataagaTACCGGaaatcattaaataataaacaacaagGCAGCAACGCAAACTGGTGGCAACAGCGACCACGTGTTTCACATTCTAAAAATCCTCAAATACAATCACGATGTACTTTGAAGGTCTGATGTGAGCGGATACAATTACTGCTAGCTACACCGCACTTAGCTTcagagctaacgttagcctacTCGGTGGATTACACAGCTAACTGTACCTTCACACGACTTCACAGGGCAAAACATGTTCGGTCGTTTACTTACGTTCAACACTTTTCTTTCAGACATTGTTGCTTTGGATAGAAACCAAACGACGACCAGGAAACGGAGGAGGAAACTGTAAGGTCAAGATTAAATCGTGGCTACGTTAAGCTCGTAGAAGTACTTCCGGTGTCAACAGGAAATGACACTGATGTGGAAAAGTGCCAGTGGCTGCTGCCTTTGTGGTCACATTGTCTGAGGGATCTCACAGACATTCTGCAAGGACACTTAGTTAAATACACTAACAACCATTAGAAAATTTAGAATATACTTATTGCTAATCCTTCAtcttaaaaatatgtttatgagtTTATGAACTTTTATGGTGTAAAAGCATCAGTGCGTATACTAGACAAATGACAAACAAAGCATTACACATCAACCAGCTTCTGACCTACTACTTTTTAACCAAGTTTTATTCTCAAGTCTTCAGTATTTATATGAATTCAGTTGACTGACAATGACTCCATGGGCAGCAATATTGATGAAATAATATCCtgttaaaataaagtgaaaatgtaCTGATATTGAAGCAAACTCTTATTTATTCTTTCCCGGCTAACCAGAAATCTCAAGTACCAAGGTTACCAGGTACAAATTGcaataacagacacatacagtAGGTTTTATTCCCAAATTCCAAATGTAGATCCAGTGGCAATCATCAGTTGAGGTCACATTAAACAGTACGTATGCTAAAAAGAGAACAAAGTGCCCATAAATCCTGCAATCACAACACTGTGGGATTTCTGGGTGTGGaccttatatacagtctatggtgtgaACGTGGTGCTTTTGGCACCGCTGTTTGTTCATTAGACAAGTAAGGGATGCAAGTGGAGCCAGAGGGAATCCCGTAAACTGCAGGGGAACAAATAAACATCTCTTTATTGTCCTCAGCAGGCATACAATACAGTGGCATGTGCACTGGTTGCTTCTGTGCCGGACAATTATCCAGGATTACGCCCCACTCGCACTGAATTTGATCTTCCTGATAGTTATTCTGATATTCACCAGAAGAAGAGGGGGCAGGAGTGCTACTTGAAATTCAACACCACACGGAGAGAGCCCTCTGTGTGTAGAAGTCTCACAAATTAAAGGACTTATTTTCACATCTGACTTGTCATTGAAGGATATGTACCAGTCTGATTGAGAGCATTTACACTTCACAGAGTCATGTCAGTAGGATGAAGACCAGTGTGCACAACACCAGGACCCTGAAACTAAAGCAGCTTGACAGCCCAGAATCCACCCATCATTCATtacattatttatattcatgCTTTTCCTTCTGTTACACATCAAAAAACCTCAACCCCCAAATGGCATCTTTCCAGTTTGGTCATTGGCGTCCTACTTACCTTGACTTTGACTGAACCCATTCTGAGGTTGTGTGGCTTTTAAGAGCAATAAAACCGGGATTATTAATTCAAGTTCTGTGCCATCAGTGCTCACCCAATCCCCCCAATCCCTACCAGAAGCACAGAATTTATGAATAACCATGAGATGGCTGGTACCCCATATCATGTTATCTCAACATGAATTGACTATGTGTGCCACGTGCCATCATCATGAAAACTGCAAACATCATTGGTCTCATTTTACGCTGCCATGTTGTAAATGAGTCATTTACAACATGGCAGCGGGTAAAACTGACCAAAGAGGATCAGATTGAACTGAGTGTAGCTCATGAGAACATTCTGTCAGCAGCATATGGTTGTTTTGCCAGTTTCCTTGTATTGTTTGATGGACCTTTTAACCCCTTGCGTCATTTACCCACAAAGGATTGTGAATGACTTAATTTAGTAGTGTGACAGGCAAAGTCGGGAAT contains these protein-coding regions:
- the yju2 gene encoding splicing factor YJU2, producing the protein MSERKVLNKYYPPDFDPSKIPKLKLPKDRQYVVRLMAPFNMRCKTCGEYIYKGKKFNARKETIINELYMGLPIFRFYIKCTRCLAEITFKTDPVNTDYAMEHGATRNFQAEKLIEEEVKRIQDEREEEELNNPMKVLENRTKDSKMEMEVIENLQELQELNQRQAQVDFEGMIGLYRDIEKRKVEQEKEEDELETRDMLQRALIKRLRDSDSDPDSEKEEAESSSSQSNKSSANKPTDILTASKPTETQGASAGVVKKAKIESWEQSVGTLGGVKSLGSLVVQRKPTVNKPSTAASSLKTDSLASKTTESTNASKPMITQKVSSSLSLLGAYSDSDSNDSD